Genomic window (Amaranthus tricolor cultivar Red isolate AtriRed21 chromosome 7, ASM2621246v1, whole genome shotgun sequence):
tgaaattaaaataagtttGGAGCTTAGTGAAATTAATTATGGTGATGACTGATGAGGGTAGGAGACAGCTGCTTAAAACCCTGTTAAATTTTCATCACCAGAGTACTCATTGAATATGAATATATGAAGGATCTTTCATACATACgggatattgggttgatgatgatgatgatgaaggatcTTTCTAAGGAGCTCTCTGATATGAATGTAGTTTTGTTAACTGTAGTTTTTGTTATGAATATTAGCTAAGCGCGTAATACTGTTAGCACAAACTTATTTGAACATCAGTAATTTTACAGTCATCATAGTCTTCAAAAAGAACTTTGCTTTTGGTTCAGTTTCTTACCAAACTCTTTATCTTAATCAACATTTAGTGAAGGTCACTATGTTGTGAAACAGAAAGTTTACTGTATTTCGTTTATGTTTAATCTCTGTGTTTACTTGTTGAGGTGCTACATTTCAAGCATTCTGTCTTCTATAAGAAGTTCATAATACTGTTTTCATGAGTTTTGTTATACATAAGGCTGGAATGCACGAAATGTATTTCTCAAAATGGTTTTAGCTGGGATTTTATGCctagttaacatgtaattttgcATCGTTCTAGGACTACTCGACTGGACTAAGGCTGAAAGGGAATGATTGGAGGAACACTCAACTTCAACCACGGTGCTCGAAAACCGAACGTGAATTAACCTTCTTGCGTATTTAGCTTGTTTAGGTGGGTAACTCTTCTTCACTTTTCAATCGACTAAGATGCTTATTTACACCTTAAAATAAATTAGCAAAAAAATGTTTCTACATACTTAAATTTATTCACAAATTTGCATCTGTAAAAAATTAGGGAATAAATGTTTCTACAAATTTTAACTTTCAAATCTCTGCTTCATTCTCTTGCATATTGCAGCGTATATTGTAGCCTAAAACCTATCTAAAGCCTAAGAAAAATGATGCCAACTATTCTTATTAACCCTAAATAAATCCGGCTAACAACTCTTATTAAACCTATTTAAAGCGCATATTGTAGCGTAAATTTTAGCCTACATCCTAGTGCTTGCACCCTTTATAAGGTATCCTATTCAGAGTTTCGGATATTAGGATGGAAGTAAATGAAACTCTTTCGGATGTATCTAACATAGttaaaaagtaattaatattttctaaGTTAAGAAGACCATTAAGTTAGTAAATTGCTTGATTTTCTCCTGAAGTAACCTTCATGGGAAGTGTGTTACGatttcattttccatttttttccGACATTTGTTGGTGTTTCTACTTTCGAACTGCAATTTAGACGATATATGATTCAAGGTACCACTCCTTAAGACTTTACCTACTAAAGTTAAGTATCGtataatagtgtcaaaaaattaCTAGTATTAGACTGTAATtctatttagaaaaaattaacaggaataatataatcttttgcttatttccttacaataataccaacttttgattaaccatgaataataccaacttaaaagggtgttttcctagaaaattCCTAAcctgttaaaaatcaaactattggtgattataagacaaaaaaaattggtaaataagTTAATATactaaagtttgtattattctaggaaaaaatccctctaaatttgttttatttatggttaatcaatagttggtattattgtagggaaattaacaaaatgttgtattattcacggtaattttttcttctatttatgCTTTCCCAACAGTTCTATCCCTGCTGAAGAACTCAAGTTTTAGTTGCAAGAACTAAAGGTGCTCATCTTTTAATTGTGTTAATGGTACACGATTCCTTTCTTTTACAATAAACAAACTCACCTCTAGAAGGTGTTGGTAGATAACTTTCCAGATTCGTTAGCCTCATAACGGAACACCCCTGGATCCATTACCATCTTAAACATATCGTATCAGGCTGCTTGCAATGATGTAAATAATGTAGATGTTGGAGTAAAAACATGTTTCTGCCATTTATAGTCAAGTATTAGCCAACTTTGGCCAGACGCTAATCATTGGTCCTCCAATGTTAGGTGTGAAACATTTAATGTTTTACAACCGAGGTGCAATCTTGGATCTTCACTCTGATTTCAAATTTAACCAGGAAAGCATACTTGCCTGGTAATTGAAGCCGATTGAGCAAAAGCTGGTTTTTGCAAACTATCATATCACAGCTTCATGCTTGGGTGGCCCATTTCTCTAAAAAGAGAATTTTAATGAAGCAGCCAAGCTCGTGAAGGAGATAAAGGCAAGGAACAATCTATGAAGCATAATTCTCATCAGTCTAGATTGCATCTTGCGGACTGTAATGTCATTCAGCTCTGGCAGTGCTTCGGTTAAGTGTTTGAATTACTGTGCCAAGAAGACATCGTAGGCGCAAAACTGATTTTTGTGTTTACTCTGACTTCTGGAATACAAGGCTATGGTAAATTATTGATGAACAATCTTTGATGTTGTCTCATGATTTGAAACACGGTAAAGCATGACGATGATTCAACCTTTTGAAAGAGGAAGTTATTTTTTGGGTGTGGGGTTCTTTTTCAGTCCCTTTTCCCAATATGGTAATTCTTTATACAATCTGTATTTTTTCTGGTATCCAGAATCATTTATAGGGTTGTAGAAATATTAGACACTTGTAATTTTTCGCTCCCCCGATATAGTTTCCTTTTGTGTATATCATCTAGAATTTCTTTAATGCAGCAACAACCTAATGAAAGATTAAGCTAAAGAAGATCAAGTGATAACAGCTGAATTAACTGGATCTAGTTATCGTCCTTGCAAGATTTCAGCGACGCTAATGGAAGGATCGGAGAAATATTGCAGATAATGCAGCAATAGTACATATAGGCGGAGAATGATTCATAATTTCATATCCTCTACAACatactttattaatattattattattattaggcaaaattataagaaactacctaatttTTACctctttttgtaaaaaactactttatgtaaaattttttgcaaaaaactaaatttctttgcaaaacactaccttataacggtttttaccTTTTGACCGTTTAATTTAACCGTTGACCGTCATGTGACAGTCACGTGATTCTATAAACCCAATCTTCTTCATTTTAGCGTTTTTCATTCATTTCTTGCTGCTTGTTCATTCGAAAAACTCCATTAAATTCCGACTTAACTCatctaatttttcttaatttgatgTGAAAGTTTTGAGGAATTTGTTTTAGATTATAGAGTAATTTTAAATATGAACAATGTATgtttaaaaatgataatttttaattgggtAAGTTATTTTTCACCTGATTTCAAATTTCCTTCTGAAAAGTTACTTTTTTTCTGAAAACATGAAGGAATGTGAAAGCTAGAACTGTTAAGATGAACTATGAATTTTTTACTGCTTGTTGGCTCAGAAATATCTCAGTGTTAGAACCTGCAGAATTCAAACTGATGTGTATTTAAAGTGTCATGAAATATGCTTAGTGTTATGAAGAATTATTTGAATATACCCAAAAAAGGCAAAAGAAATTGGAGAGGTTGTAGATTAACCGTTGTGAAAACGTAATCTTGCAGTGGAGTTGATGAACACGGGCAGTCAAAGGTCGATGGGTGGAGGGGTTCATGATGTATTGGATTGTTTGAAGCGAATGCACTCCGAGAATCCTaacttttattttgcaattCAGGGTGATCATGATCCTTCCATTGCCAATATTTTCTGGGCTGATGCAGCTTCccggattaactatacctatttTGGTGATACTGTCGTTTTTGATACCTCATTCCGTAGTAATGGTTATAAAGTTCCATTTGCGACATTTACCGGAATAAATCATCATGGGCGCCAGTAGCCCAGTACTTTTTGGGTGTTCTTTGCTGCTTAATGAATCAGAGGCTGCCTACATTTGGCTGTTCCAAACATGGCTTCATGCAATGTCGGGGAGAACCCCAGTCTCAATCACAACAGAGCCGGATGGATTTGTGCAGAAGGCGGTATCTGAGGTCTTGCCTAATAGTAATACACGGCTTTGTTATTGCAAATGGGGCATGTTCAGAGAGACTCAGAACCGTTTGGGTCATGTTTATCAATCACATCCTACATTTGAGGCGGAATTCAAGAAGTGTATAATGGGAGTGACCGAGTGAGACAATTGGGGAATTTGAATCTCGATGGAGGATGCTACAGGAATGAGTTTTTCGAATGAACAAGCAGCAAGAAATGAATGAAAAAcgctgaaatgaagaagaatattGGGTTTATAGAATTACGTGACTGTCATTTGATGGTCAACGGTTAAATTAAACGGTCAAAGGGTAAAAATCATTATAAGGTAATGTTTTGCaaagaaatatattatataaggtagttttttgcaaaaaattttacataaggtagtttttaaCAAAAAGGGTATAGATTAGAtagtttcttattattattattattattattattattattattattattattattattattattacctaAACAGAACTCAAAATAACTGCTAGAGAATGACGGCCACCGAGAAAAGGCATAACATGCATTATTTCAGCTAATTATCAACTTACAACTCAACAAAAACTAAATTGAGTTCGAGCAGTGTTTTGATCCTTCACAAATCTTCTCTGCAAAATGGATTATGAATTTCCGATAACGCTATGAGAATTTGTTTATTCGGTGTAATACTCTTAAATTTAaaccattaaaaattatatcagtaattatatatttaatcttCAAAGGAATTACGGTTACACTAGTTCACTAACGGTTCATTTGATTAATGGCAACAATTGGTGGCAACGAGATTGATTTGTAGAGTAAAGTTTGATGATATATAACATGTCATGTCattaccatggtaatgaaagatTAATCATAAAAACATACTTTTATTCACGATTTTCCTTTACCACTTAATATCATATGCTCAAGTGGTaatacattggaatgaattttatgaaaaaaatgtgattgttgaaggagaattAGTATGatcatttaatttgttaagtgaaattctttttaaaattacactaacattttattaccattaccaccatttaatatcaattattaaaCAGGCATTAGGAAACTCATTTAAGGCTAAAAAAACTGGTTACTACAACTTTATTTCAAATGGTAATCTCTAAAATATTCAAATCTCAAAAACATACATCATAAAAACTCACCAAAACTCAGATACTATTCTATGTTGCAACATTTTTCCTCACTTTCTTAAGGTATGCGTGTAGGAAGCGGATTGAACGCAAGAAAATTTAGGTCAATGTAAActattaaattacaaaaactaTACAGAtagaacaaaaatataataaactatGATCTGAATCTGAATTTAGTTAGATTGCATTCAAATTTGACCTATGTCTATCTTATCAATCTTATCAATTGTCACTAGTGTGCTTACTGCAAATGTCAAAGAGGTGGATAAAAGACCCTTTTGACACCAATAGGTTGAGAGCATGTTAGGATTAGTGAGCCTTAAATGGGTTGGACTTTAAATAGgtattttgttattataaatGAAGCGGCTTGAAAGCAAGCTCTAAATGGGTCCTAAGTAGGacttcattattttctttgcACTTAAATatcttaatatatcgagttcACAAATAGGGATGACAAGTAGGTAGAATTATATAGGTTTTGCAACACATCCGTCTCAATTGGAGTTGGTATAAGTATGCATTTAGTAGGTAATGCGTGGATATGGTATGTACCCATCACGGATAGTGGTTACCCGCCCCACCTCATACTTTTCCGTTCTATATCTATAATGtactattttatattaattttgtatatttttattaaaaactattaaaaaaattaaaaatatttattttattttattacattgtatgatttaaataaatttgCCTGAATATTCTGCAAGCTACCACCATCCAAAGTCCATATGCCGTGTGTGGCTTTCTTTGTGGAGTCTGCCACCAAAGACTGAAGCCAAAAATTTCATAACTCTCGATGAAGATGAATTAAAAAGGTGATGGTGAAAATGGGAATGAAAACTTTTGAATAAGAATATGATGATAGAATGAGATGCTGAAGATGTTGGCTTAGCTTCAGCTAGCAGAGTACAGGGCACTGGCAGGTCTGCATCCAGCTAGACTCGCTAGTATTGCCGTTGATGGGGGTCTTGTAGAGGTAAAAAGTGAGTATATAATGGAAACATTCAAGCAAATGTATAAACTATACCactaccaaatagttttatgagTATCAGATTGAAAGCAACATAGTGATATGAACCACAAACAAAAAGATTGAAAGCGAAAGAGATTAAATGAAGCTAATCCAACGCATATTACAAAAAGATTAGGAAAGGAAAACCCCGATGAACTTTGTACCACAAACAAAAAACATCCCACATACAAAATTAAGCATTGATTGATCATATCAAGATGACAACAAAAAACCAGAAATATGGTGAATGGAACACAAGGGAGGTGGAGCTGTTTATATTGCAGATTTTCGCAATTGTTCAGCCCCGTGAGCAAAGCGACACCGATCTCCAAACGTGCATGATCCCTTGGTAAAGTTTTCACATAGCTTTGTCTTGTGGTGGCTACCGCCACCAGGTTCGCGTCCGTGTGACTGCTTGACAGGAGGTCCAGAAGCTCCCTTGACATTTCTTATGAGCTCCTCAACCATGGCAGAggcttgtttgatttgatcaaaggTACCCTCAAGTTCAATGTTCTTTTTGGTGGAATCTGTATCATGGTCCCTTATGGCAAGCTTCACCCCAGTAACACGGCTTATTTGCTTTGAATTGCTACCGCTTCTACCTATGACCGCACCAGCAAGGGAAGCATCGATGCTAATTTTAGCAGTAGCAGAAACCCCAAAGTTAGTGGCACCACCATGACTGGTTGGTAGAGGTTCCATCCTACCTCCTATTCTGTCCCCCA
Coding sequences:
- the LOC130817399 gene encoding zinc finger CCCH domain-containing protein 14-like translates to MEFRGPRKRNRSEVALNGNGGLKKSRPELESFTTGVGSKSKPCTKFFSTTGCQFGEGCHFLHYVPGGYKAVSQMMNLGSTPAPPPARNVAAPSSFPDGAALQGGKTKICNRFNSSEGCKFGDKCHFAHGEWELGRPSLPLYEDPHGMGLMGDRIGGRMEPLPTSHGGATNFGVSATAKISIDASLAGAVIGRSGSNSKQISRVTGVKLAIRDHDTDSTKKNIELEGTFDQIKQASAMVEELIRNVKGASGPPVKQSHGREPGGGSHHKTKLCENFTKGSCTFGDRCRFAHGAEQLRKSAI